The following is a genomic window from Onthophagus taurus isolate NC chromosome 1, IU_Otau_3.0, whole genome shotgun sequence.
GGAAAAGCTGGTAATATCTGCATGGACGGATTGGTCCACCAAGCCTATGTCATACATCAAAATTCAGATTTGGATAATTAGCTTCGCTAACGACGCTTCACTCCGTGTTACTACCACCATTGTAGTGACTTCTTATTGCAGATGATCTGTGATGATATGTGATATAAAAGAGTCACAAGAGTTTAATCATCTTTTAGGTTTAGGCCGCTAATAACGATGGTTCTTGGGATGTTACTGGTTTTCGTATCCGATTTACCCTCGAcggtaacatttttcttaCAATTATCCTAAAAAGAGTTCTGTTGAGGTAGTTCCCGGTGGGTCTGGTCTTTGGGGACCGACTGGTTCTCTAACAGAAGTGAAGCCACGTCTCTTTCTGCCGCTTTCCTGGTCTGCCTGGCGTTTTGCTATACCTAGCGGGAATTTAACAATAACAAGTTTACATCTAAATTGGTTAAGCAAGTCTACTTCATCTCGAAATCTTTTAGACCATTACCTTCTCTTCCTTTTTTTATAGACATTCTTAAAAAGACTTCATCGTTACATCAGCGATTAGATCGTTGATTAGAGTCTATTTCCTAGCTTGCACACAGAGCAAACTTACGCTGTTCATTCAGTGATCAAATTGGTTAGCAATGTGCTGGACCACAAGAAGTCTTTCTCAGGAAAAAAGATAGCTTTATAAAAGCACAATATTTTCTCGGTATTTCGTTGCTGGATTAAGAGCAATCTAAAACTAATCGTTAAATTAAAGGCTAAGCACGGAACAGTTTAAGGAACAATTACTAGAGATTATCTGTATTGGCAATACAACTTTCATTTCAACAACCTCATAAATATATCCAAACAAATTTCATATTATCACAAATTAGCTACATATTAAGGAAACGGCTTTGGTAGCTATGGTAAGGCTAAAATCTTCCGCAGTTCATCTCGTGAAGAAAGTTCATGAATACGAAATGAAACAAAATCATCTTCTGCAATTATCGTTTTCTGATCGATCTCAGTATGAAGGCCTACTGTTTCACTGACAACAAGTGGTATCAGGAAAACAACTCTCAGAGACATCTTTGAGAAATTCCATTGCTGGTTGATAATTCAGGTCACGTTAATGGGCCCTATGAGAATGCGATAACGCATAACGttataagaaaattgttgGAGATACACTGATGAATAGCTTGCGGTAGTTGATGACGCGCAAGATCCCAGTACACTATTCCAAGTTAATAGATCAACGTCTCTTCAATTAGTACACTCTCAATTACTTAATCCGCTGCTATATTACTAGAAGTCCAGAAAGTATTTGATTCTGTGTGGCATTAAGATCTACCCTTCAAGTTCGACAAGTTGAACACACTGCCTTTATCTTCTCAATctgataaattattttctttcaaacCGTTCATTCACCACCTCCCAAGACCTCCCTCAGGATATTGTCACGACATTTATATTGAAAACTGAGAAATATTTGATCTTAACGCTAACGCCTTACTTTAAGTGGACGATATGGTTTTACACGGAAGAGTCATAGAATCTATGGTTCAGAGCCTACAAACGTTGATCGATTTTACCAAGAATTCCATTTATAACTCATAAAAGTCAACCTGTACAAAGTCAACTTCTTGTGTTCTACTTTTAAATGTATTGGTTTCACCTAGGATCGAATACTTAAATTCTATAAGTTTCTaatgatgttaaaattaatatagatTAATGttctataatattaaattacaacttttatttatattatttttgatgaaatcataaatttttaatggcacatctaacaataaattgtagttttttaaataaatttttaaattgagttaTTAAAATCTGTGTGTCAACCCAGCAAATACACCATAGTTGGGGTTTCCCGTTCCAGAAGGTCCTCCATATTGTCTATCATAATTTGCTCCAATATATGCTTGAGTATTCCGTTcatttatgaaattataacGACCGGATACACCAACATTAGTTCCTAATCCATCAAGATGTTTAACTGAAGCACTGAGAGTACTTGCACTTGGCTTATGAGTATAATCCAAACTTCCACCAACACCAAAAGGTTGATGTTTACCACCAGAAATTGCACCTGTTCCCATAAGGTTATGattattgttatcaattatagTTCCAGTATGACTTATAGTTGCTCGTCTACTTGCACTATCATAGATTGCACTAGTTTGTCtgcaaattaattaattaatataaaatatataaaaaaagattttgtataCCTTTTTGCTCTTCCTCGCGCTGTAACTTCAGAATCTAAAGGTCCTAAAGAACTTGATGATTCGAAAGGAACCAAAAGATATTCTTGTTGACCATCGGTAACGATTTCATAAGCAAAAACGCTCGTAgcaacgaaaataaaaaagaagatgaATCCCTTCATGTTGTTTTGATTTGGTATTGatattaagttaaatttaCTCTTCGAGTAGTAGAAGTGGTTTAAAGATTTGCACATTTTCTACTTCTTTTATATGGTGAAAttgattgttaaaaaaattgatataaagGGGAAATTCATGTGagattaaacattatttatgtCCGAATCTTTGTTGTTTCCGCGAATAATCTCTAAAGCAGTACGTAAACGGGGAATTCCATTATCATTGCTGTCGGGTTTGTTTTGATTTGGTTATTATCACGAGTTATTTAAAGATtgagatttattaaaacacgttaaattagttaatgataaaaaataagtttacgACAGCCGTAATAATCGGGGAAtacctttaaaattaactgaTTTTGTTAAAGGTTAATTGGTTTTTCCGTAAATagttataaaaagaataatgCGAAAAAAGGGAAGCCccttatttttcatttaattagttttctcaaaattcgtctacaatttcattaaaattttaaaacttaaagagACAGTTTGTAGGAAAAAAGATGTGGTCAGATAAATTATTACGTTCGGTTTGTCCAAAGTAAGGGCAAAGACTGAAGTAAGGACCAGAGAAAACTATACGAAAATATACCCGACCAGGTTGCATCCGACGAAGTCTCTGCTCATTTTTGATCAACTTATTAATGGACACAACAATCGAGGTTGTGATTACTTTGAACCTATATATGGGTATAAAATGAGTCAAAAGAAAATCTGTAAAATATTCTACGCTGACGATTGTACCGGAGATCCGCCACATTATCAAAGCTTGCATTTCTTCCTGCACTATCCCACAGTGCTTAATCCGTTGATAAAAGTACACTACCCTAACAAACATTTGTTGAATGAAGATGCGAAGTTAATGTTATGTGATACCTTGATTCTCTCATCATTCAATCACTACGATCTTGTTTATGGTCCTCGTTTAATGATGAAGGATTCGCAGAGGATAGAAAGCGTTCAAAAATCTTGTTTGAGATTTATTTACGGCATACGTCATAATGAAAGAGTATCTTATAAGTTGGTTAATGCAAATTGGTTAAACAAGGTAGAGCGTCGTAAAATTCATATTACTTGTCGAATGGTTTCTATTGTCTCTAAGGGCAAGCCACCTTATCTATATGAAAGTATCACGTACAGAACCGATATTTATCATGTATTTCATATGCTTTACATATGCTTGGGaagtatttctgtttaaaagcagcattatttatgtgtaatagttttgtaatCGCCCGTTTTGGTAGATGTTTCAATGTTTCTCCATTAATTAGGTCATAGCTTactgatttctttatatttagtttttgtatttcataatacaGTTCTTTCATTCTTACACATGGTATATTACTCTTGCTGATCACTTTGAATTATGCCAGGGACAATATTTAGCATAGTTGTTGGACTGTCTgatgtaaaagtttctttcagatgttcaacaaacaaattaactttttcttggtTACTCTTAACCcaatttccattattatttcGAATCGGAGGTGTATGTATTTTTGGAACTTTAAGGTTTCTTGTTGCCTTCCACAGAGAATAATCCGTGCTGGCATCGTCAGTAAGgtcttttaagtaattttggaTATTATTTTggctgttattttatttaattttgttttatcactAGGAATTCTATTGGTTTGCCATTTCTTTCTTGCTTTCCGttttctgcaattttgtcTCTAATGAATTTAGgataaatattagatttaggttttgatgttaaaattagTGTTGAGGCCCAGGCTGCGTTTTATATGTCTTTTAAGAACTTTTCTACTTCATTGTCAATGTCTTCGTTTGTTTTCATAAGACCATtaagatgaattttattatctaatgtTTGTTGAAATAGATTCCAATTAGTGAGTTTATTGGTTAGTGATTATTTAGAGTAATAATTACTGGTGAGTGATCTGAGTCCAGCCCTAACTCTTCTTCTATGTTTACGAAGTTAAGCGATAtatttttcgtaataaaaaaatcaagcagACCCGGAATTTTACTTCTATCTGTTGGCCAGTAAGTTGGCTTCCCAGTGGAGAGCACCTCACAATTTAGGGCATCTCTTGCATGGTTCAGTTCTCTTCCTTTTGTATTTGTCAAGCGAGAACCCCAAGACATATGTTTTGcattaaagtaataataataataataataatgcctttaTTAATCCTTACAATTAGTGTGcaagtataaaaaaaacaaaatacaaaaacgtaataataataaaaaataagtataaagttacaaaaacaaaattgcaaaGGCTAACAGATGGCTGGGTCAGACAACACCACAAAGTAGTGAGGTCTGCTCTTCCCCCAGTCCCCATGAACACAACATATTGCTTCTAAGTAAGTAGCGAAAATGAATACAGCGCACaagacaaaaaatacaaaaaacaaaaattaaaattttactctAGAAAACCTAAATTGATTCCATCTGCCGCTCACATTCCATCGcttgtatttatatttaaaactcgacaggttcaatatttttaatgaacgaGGACGGGTATTCCAAAAGTTTGTCACACAATAAGTGAAAGAATTCCGAAATGAAGCCGACGCGTGACCAGGAACTGTAAGTGCATCTTTTCGACGAATATTGGTATTGTGGATGTCAGTACGATACGATATCTTCTTGCTCACATAAACaggtgtttttttatttacaattttaaaataaactactCCCCTGTGAAAAATGATCCTGTTATACATATTTAGCCACCCACATTCTTTTAACTTATGTGAAATTTTGCAGTACTTTCGAATTCCATAAATTAGTCTTAAGCACCCATTTTGGACATACTGCACCCGTCTTCGATTGTCCCCAGTTATGCAAGCACCATAGACCGAGTCACAATGATTAAAATtggataaaataattaacaaaccCAAATTTTTCACAGTGCGTACGTGTTGTAGTTCTTgattatttacacaaattttaagattgtCATCAACAAA
Proteins encoded in this region:
- the LOC111423079 gene encoding uncharacterized protein translates to MKGFIFFFIFVATSVFAYEIVTDGQQEYLLVPFESSSSLGPLDSEVTARGRAKRQTSAIYDSASRRATISHTGTIIDNNNHNLMGTGAISGGKHQPFGVGGSLDYTHKPSASTLSASVKHLDGLGTNVGVSGRYNFINERNTQAYIGANYDRQYGGPSGTGNPNYGVFAGLTHRF